The genomic region cgacgttcacaaacataaataaacgaacaccacgtgtgttcatgttcgtttaattaaattaacaaataatttgttcatgtttgttcgtttatttaatatacaaacataaacgaacttcccgccgaacaaattcacgaacagttcatgaacgttcggttcgtttacaggcctaggaATAAGTTTCACTGTACCCAAACACCAATAACTGTTATATATGAACCGAAAAcgcaataatcagataatcactATCAAAACGCAAAGCCAGACACTTCCCCTACGATTCGAAAGGTGAACTTACTTGGCTCTTAAGATAGCTTCACTTATTTTGGGATCTGAAGCTGCTCTCTGTGCTCTAATACTCTTTATCATCTCTAACTTGTATCTAGCATGCGGGTCCTTGAATCTAGCCTGTGGTGGTACCTTTATAGGACCGCTACTTGTCTTTACCTTAGCCCGTTGACTTCTAGCCTTGGGATCGTACAACCTGTCCTTCACGGGTTTGACTTTTTTAGGTGACTTCTTTTTCGTCCCCCAATCGGGATCTCTAGCCTCAGGATCTTTGCCACGCTGTTTAGCTATGCCAGAGTAAACCCGATCACGATACGCCTGTTCCAACATAATTAAACAAACAAGAGTTCCTCCATAAACAATCAATCTAGGggcaatttcatatatacccCTATAAACTtgcaaaatatcatatatacccttacaaaATAGTTGATATCATATATACCTAATTCATTTAAAACAATTTAACAaatgacaattttacccttatttttctaaaactttgaaatctcatatATGACCTTTAACTACAAATATTTAGCTTAAATATTATATATGAAGAATACTATTGTTTATgggaaaaaatagaaaaacaaaaataaaaatgggtaaaaataaatttaagtttaaaatgtgttatataaaaatatgcaGTTGAAAGATGAGCATATATGAAAACTTGAAGTtaaaaaaataagggtaaaatgattatttattagagtgtttttaataaattgggtatatttgatattttaactattttgtaagggcatatatgatatttttagttttggttgggtatatatgaaaattttcaagtttgtaagggtatatatgaAACTAATCCATCAATCTAAAACTGAAATGAAGGGCTTAGAGCGGAATCCATTATGTGTAGCAAAAACTTACAGGGTCGGCCCATTTGGCAGCAATGGCCTCTGAGATTTTCTTTCTCTGCTCGAGGGTTTTGGGTGCTCGTACCCCTGGGCCGGACCCACGTGTCTTTTTTCTTGATTCAATACCTTCTTTAAACTCCTTACCGAGCTGTTGGTTGATGACATCGTAAGAGTCCCACTGCAGCTCTTCCTCACCACAAAAGCCCTTTCTAGAAGCTTCTGCTAGTAGATTAAGCCACTCACTGTGGCAACGGGCTATCATCCTCCGGTTATACCGCTTCCTGTCCCATGTGAGTCGCACCGCCGCTGCAATCTTTAACCTTGTCTCGAGACTGCACAATGGTTCAAAGTATACAAATAGCATGAAGGAAAGAAAAGCCGTTTGACTTTAATAAAATCAAGATTTAAATGTCAACAACAGCATTGGAAAGTTGAAGAAATAGTATTATTGAAAGATACGAATGAAAAAAGACGCACGTTTGCTTATGTATTCCCTTAAGAAGTTTCATCTTGACCTGCATAAACAGATGTTGTATATGTAAATAGGTTCTTCAATTGttcaaagagtaaactgccataatggtccctgaggtttagtcacttttgccacttcagtccaaaactcaaaccttttgaatctggatccctgtggtttcaattttgttgccattttcatccaaaatcaaaatttggtcagatttttcagttaacatccagcttttttatctttttcctcccttttaatgaagggcaaaacggtcttttaacgttttattataacaaattaaaaaatctgaccattttgcccttcagtAAAAAGaaggaaaagacaaaaaagctggatgttaactgaaaaatctgaccagaatttgcttttggatgaaaatggtaacaaaattgaaaccacagggacccagattcaaaaggtttgagttttggactaaagtggcaaaagtgaccaaacctcagggaccattttggcagtttactcattgTTCAAACTTATGACAGATAAACAGATGATAAAAACAGAAGAAAAGAAACAGTTTTCTTAACTCTAAACTGATGTTTAAATAACCGTTCATCTACTAATCAACATATATGTAAGATTAAAACTGTAAGCCTAAAGGCTATCTATTCATTCACATGTTATCATAAACCAAATTAACAAATCACCTGAGGACGACGCATAGCAAGCCTGGTTCTCTCACGTATCTTCTGCCGAGTTTCTGCAAATATCTTCACGTTAGAAAAACTATAAGTATTATATAGAGTTTGGATCAAATACAAATGGGCTTAACCTACAAAATGTGTGAATCAAAGAGAAAACAGATTTCACGCAGTGGCAAACGTGTAAACACAATTGGAGTTACCGAGCTTTGTTGACTCGGACTGATAGATCAATTGGAGTAACAGAGTGTTATGTCGTGTTTTTGCGAATTGGTTTTGTTCGCTATTAATCGACCAAGAGATAAACATTAATTTGCATTAGGTGTTCGATAGATTTTTTTCTTTCACTTTTCCATCTTCTTGCTTAAATTTGACAGTTGCAACATCAAATTACACACATGTTTTGTTACATACCCgttattggtatcagagccagaacATTGGTATCAAAGCCAGAACTCGGAGTGGTGGCCTGGAGAGAGCCAGCCGTGACCAACGACGCCCGGAGTGGTGGCCCATGGAGTGATGGCCTGGAAAGAGCCAGCTGTgaccttggtttaaaaaagcgggaagcgcacaaaagcgacaaggtctaaaaccgaggcccaaagcgcaaaagcggtgagCTTTTCGTACGCAAGGCGCAAAGTGATTATATAAATTAGTTTatatatcccataggtttttagcatCCCCAACCTTTGATTTAGCTAAAATtaagctttatatatgttttaaaatgaaaaaaaacagAAATGTACAGCATAAAAAGCCTGTTGTACAACACTCAGCTGCACAGAAACACCCCATGTACAAAAGGCGCGCGCCTCACCTGCGCCTCAGGTCAAATTTTAGCCTAAAAAGCGCGCCTCACCTGCGCCTTTTGTACACCCTGCGCCTTATGTCACACAAGGCGTTTTGGTTCGCGCCTTAGGTCGCCTCGCGCCTAGGCGCGCCTAAGATGCACTTTTTTTAAACCAGGGTTGTGACCAACGAGGACGTTGGCCCTTAAGGAGGGTCTATCAATTTTATCTGTGGATTTCAAGTTTCTATCATGTTCATAATTACTCCACTGCATATAACTAGCGTAATTATGTTTAAAACTAGCGTAATTACTTCGTATAactacttttgttaaaaaaagaTTTGTATTTGTAGAGTAATACTTTTTGTAAGTAGAGTAATTCCTTTGTATAACTACCATAGTTATTGTTATAACTAGCGTAATTATGTAACTATATTCTAATTCAGCTCAAACATATAACTACTCTAGTTATATAATATTGACAATATTTACCGTTATGCCACTGCGTAGCCCATTTGTAGAAGAACCTTACTCCTCGTATTATTATATAATGAAATCAtcaaacatataaataaatatgaaataaaacaactaTTACTACCTGGACTATGCTTAACCCCCTTATTCCAAGCCTCTTTCCCTTTATTAGCCTTAGAAATCCTCTTACGTCTCAACAACTCCTTATCATCTTCAATTGAAGATTTAGGTTCAATTGCAGGTACTTGTTGTGCATTATCGGTTTCCTTATTGCCAGTAGATAAAGGTTCTAAAGTAGCAACTGCCCTAATCATCATGCGACCACGAGATACCTGAATACGAGCGGTGAAACTGTGGCAATATCTCCTCCATCTGGCGGTTGAAGCATGATGAATTGAGTGGAATCCAATGGAGTAgaggttgttgttgttgttcgtGAATGGAGATTGGGGAGTAATGATATCTAATAAAGGCATGAGGAGGTCATTCAGTCAGCAATCGGAAGTGTAAACTTTCATGAGCAGGATTGTTAGGGTTCAGGTTGAAGATGAAGAGAGCAGGGGAAGGAAGATagccacacacacacacacaccacggCGAAGCAGGAAGATAACGATATTTTGGTTTGgtgtcaatttttttttaaatttattttactCCAGTTAATGAAATTGTGGTTTTTCCGTTatatgcaaaaaaaaataaaaaataaaaaataaaaaaaataataattgttgTGTAATAACTAGAATCTATTAGCAATGTATAGAAGAGAATGGGAGTACAAGAGATGAATTTCTTATTGATATCACATATAAAATACATGACCCACTATATATATAGGCTATAAcattaatacaaacataaatatgacatGGGGGTTAGAAATGTGGATAGTCACTAATAGTggatgcattcataacactcccccttgactatcgaCATGATGATATACTATtctttaatacgcttggtgatgctgtctcgttaaaaaccttgctaggaaaacccagtgggacaaaacctcagctaagggaaaaagagtgcagctcGTATTGTCTCCCCTtgatacttctggatcaggtatgttgcctcattaaggAAAAAGAGTACATACACTTTGTATATTATGGGTACATTACTCCCCCTCAATTTTACTTGTAAATCTTGATGATGTTGAATCCAATCTTCTGTGACAATTGCTTGACTTGATATTTGGCGTAGTGTTCTTTGATTTAAGTGTTGTTGTCTACATTGTCTTCATACAGTATGGCTTGAGCTTCTCTTGATCAACTCTAATTTACATACTTCTTAAATATGCTGAAATCTTCGACCTTCATAACTTGTATCTGGATTGAGATCGAACTCTATGCAAGTCTAATATATATCAATCATAACCCAGGACGCCATATT from Helianthus annuus cultivar XRQ/B chromosome 10, HanXRQr2.0-SUNRISE, whole genome shotgun sequence harbors:
- the LOC110886403 gene encoding uncharacterized protein LOC110886403 isoform X1, coding for MPLLDIITPQSPFTNNNNNLYSIGFHSIHHASTARWRRYCHSFTARIQVSRGRMMIRAVATLEPLSTGNKETDNAQQVPAIEPKSSIEDDKELLRRKRISKANKGKEAWNKGVKHSPETRQKIRERTRLAMRRPQVKMKLLKGIHKQTLETRLKIAAAVRLTWDRKRYNRRMIARCHSEWLNLLAEASRKGFCGEEELQWDSYDVINQQLGKEFKEGIESRKKTRGSGPGVRAPKTLEQRKKISEAIAAKWADPAYRDRVYSGIAKQRGKDPEARDPDWGTKKKSPKKVKPVKDRLYDPKARSQRAKVKTSSGPIKVPPQARFKDPHARYKLEMIKSIRAQRAASDPKISEAILRANILIGEAQRAAEALEAAAATSPTAEASLIETRKLIAEAKSYIKSIEMGNSGSAGASFDKEEIVEGVREIEQRGVNGTGSLDIAKFGEEEGLQANVNGVEHVNLSSTATSSSWSDSTLKTKEVKEDGEKQEKGGKRRKWVCGRLVEVDEDGDEDEDEDEDEDKDGDEDEDEVD
- the LOC110886403 gene encoding nucleolin-like isoform X2, with the protein product MRRPQVKMKLLKGIHKQTLETRLKIAAAVRLTWDRKRYNRRMIARCHSEWLNLLAEASRKGFCGEEELQWDSYDVINQQLGKEFKEGIESRKKTRGSGPGVRAPKTLEQRKKISEAIAAKWADPAYRDRVYSGIAKQRGKDPEARDPDWGTKKKSPKKVKPVKDRLYDPKARSQRAKVKTSSGPIKVPPQARFKDPHARYKLEMIKSIRAQRAASDPKISEAILRANILIGEAQRAAEALEAAAATSPTAEASLIETRKLIAEAKSYIKSIEMGNSGSAGASFDKEEIVEGVREIEQRGVNGTGSLDIAKFGEEEGLQANVNGVEHVNLSSTATSSSWSDSTLKTKEVKEDGEKQEKGGKRRKWVCGRLVEVDEDGDEDEDEDEDEDKDGDEDEDEVD